The Corvus hawaiiensis isolate bCorHaw1 chromosome 7, bCorHaw1.pri.cur, whole genome shotgun sequence genome contains a region encoding:
- the MARCHF7 gene encoding E3 ubiquitin-protein ligase MARCHF7 isoform X1: MESKPSRIPRRISVQASSSPLGSRSGNSLSGAYSTRESSWRLESGYQESSVLNSSSRDWRIGERDTRETPWKLTASSPTRYSGTLDHPHSGTFLGSRSRLSTSSSSHFTSGRYGESERTQGAYSRLHSQQQDSDSKRPKLSCTSTSSVRSNGLTAFSDSSWRCSRIPRSSSVMLGSLGTDLVRERTQLERTDLSVNNLVDPSYRNSDFSPSTYLRDRPASSYAEGARPKENSLSTLRLNAPMNHQLPSDHQPSFFSRDSNMSSSRSSYSSRQRRNELESPQRSVQPAFSLTAIRDETPSSSGSDRVLSSQRSLNESAADSEGRRTTRQLLSRLASSMSSTFFSRRSSQDPLHTRSLGSEESTVVPRVQATTLSSSNGAATPEVTGLQSSEASQGFSFLGRRWGLSGVSQNRSSDSDGESYRPDTESRSTGSWLSSSLRNRCTPLFSRRRREGRDESARISTSDTTARSQHVFRRRESGEETSLEASDSPPRASVSGPPTPAVSVISTATASPPDSARSGRSSGILPGSLFRFAVPPTLGSSLSDNLMITVDIIPSGWNQSDGQESGKSKIPPSRDPERLQKIKESLLLEDSEDEEGDLCRICQMSSASSDNLLIEPCKCTGSLQYVHQECMKKWLKSKINSGSSLEAVTTCELCKEKLHLNLEGFDVHELYRAHANEQADYEFISSGLYLVVLLHLCEQRFSDMLGTANEASTRVRIFVKASDYTVLFQQLLKMILKTDAGRTFILQETNRIAAEMLNWQEHQHAFVLFLSLVKSALNITVVFEALLNSKSTAARWSSVRT, encoded by the exons ATGGAGTCAAAACCCTCAAGAATTCCTCGCAGGATAAGTGTTCAAGCTTCCAGCTCTCCTCTAGGATCTAGGAGTGGAAACAGTTTATCTGGTGCATATAGCACAAGAGAATCTTCATGGAGATTAGAATCTGGATACCAg GAATCCAGTGTATTGAATAGTTCCAGTAGAGACTGGAGAATTGGAGAAAGAGACACCCGTGAAACTCCTTGGAAGCTTACAGCATCGTCTCCAACTCGCTACTCAGGGACACTTGATCATCCACATTCTGGAACATTTTTGGGAAGCAGAAGCAGATTG TCTACATCTTCTTCCTCTCATTTTACATCTGGGCGTTACGGTGAGTCTGAGAGAACTCAGGGAGCATATTCAAGACTGCATAGCCAGCAGCAAGATAGCGATTCAAAGAGACCTAAGCTATCTTGTACatctacctcttctgtgagaagtAATGGCTTGACTGCCTTTTCAG ATTCCTCATGGAGATGCAGTAGGATTCCTAGATCTTCATCAGTAATGCTTGGCTCCCTTGGAACTGATCTGGTGAGAGAGCGAACACAGTTAGAAAGAACAGATCTATCTGTTAATAACCTGGTGGATCCCAGCTACAGAAACAGTGACTTTTCACCTTCAACAT ATCTTCGAGACAGGCCTGCCTCTTCATATGCAGAGGGAGCAAGACCAAAAGAGAACTCGTTAAGCACTTTGAGGCTGAATGCACCCATGAACCACCAGTTGCCTTCTGATCATCAGCCATCTTTTTTCAGCAGAGACTCTAACATGAGCTCTTCAAGATCCAGCTATTCTTCAAGACAAAGGAGAAATGAATTGGAATCTCCCCAGAGGAGTGTACAGCCAGCATTTTCTCTTACTGCCATTAGAGATGAAACCCCTTCCTCCAGTGGTTCCGACAGGGTTTTATCTTCTCAGAGATCATTGAATGAGTCTGCAGCTGATAGTGAAGGGAGGCGCACGACCAGACAGCTGCTGTCTCGTTTAGCATCTAGTATGTCATCTACATTTTTCTCTCGAAGGTCTAGCCAAGACCCATTGCATACGAGATCATTAGGCTCTGAAGAGTCAACGGTGGTCCCAAGAGTTCAAGCTACTACTCTGTCAAGTAGTAATGGAGCTGCAACTCCGGAAGTTACAGGGCTTCAGTCATCCGAAGCTTCTCAGGGGTTTAGCTTTCTTGGACGAAGATGGGGTTTATCAGGAGTTTCACAGAATCGCAGCTCTGATTCTGATGGGGAAAGTTACAGACCAGACACTGAAAGTAGGAGCACAGGATCCTGGCTGTCATCCTCTTTGAGGAACAGATGTACACCTCTCTTttccagaagaagaagagaaggaagagatgaaTCCGCAAGGATCTCTACCTCTGATACAACTGCTAGATCACAGCATGTCTTTAGAAGGAGAGAGTCAGGTGAGGAGACTTCTCTCGAAGCATCAGATAGCCCTCCTCGGGCTTCTGTCAGTGGACCACCCACACCTGCAGTATCTGTTATTTCTACAGCTACTGCCTCCCCACCAGATTCAGCCCGCAGTGGAAGAAGTTCGGGAATTCTGCCTGGTTCTCTCTTTCGCTTTGCAGTGCCTCCAACATTAGGAAGCAGTCTGTCTGACAATCTTATGATAACTGTAGATATTATTCCCTCTGGCTGGAATCAGTCTGATGGACAAGAAAGTGGCAAGTCTAAAATACCACCTTCAAGAGATCCAGAAAGGCtccagaaaattaaagaaag CCTGCTTTTAGAAGATTCTGAAGATGAAGAGGGTGACTTATGTAGAATCTGTCAGATGTCCTCTGCAAGTTCTGACAACCTTTTAATAGAGCCATGCAAATGCACTGGAAGTCTGCAGTATGTTCACCAGGAGTGCATGAAAAAATGGCTGAAGTCGAAGATAAATTCAG GTTCTTCTTTGGAAGCAGTGACAACTTGTGAATTGTGCAAGGAGAAGTTGCATCTTAATCTGGAAGGCTTTGACGTTCATGAACTCTATAGGGCACATGCAAATGAACAA GCAGACTATGAATTTATCAGCTCTGGTCTCTACCTTGTAGTGTTGTTACACTTATGCGAGCAGCGCTTTTCTGATATGTTAGGAACTGCAAATGAGGCCAGCACACGTGTCAGA atttttgtcAAGGCTTCTGATTACACTGTGTTGTTCCAACAGCTTCTGAAGATGATTCTGAAGACTGATGCTGGTAGAACTTTCATACTGcaagaaacaaacagaattgctgcagaaatgctgaACTGGCAAGAACATCAACATGCatttgttttattcctctccTTAGTAAAAAGCGCATTGAATATTACTGTAGTTTTTGAAGCATTGTTGAATTCAAAATCAACTGCTGCACGGTGGAGCTCAGTGAGAACTTGA
- the MARCHF7 gene encoding E3 ubiquitin-protein ligase MARCHF7 isoform X4, which translates to MESKPSRIPRRISVQASSSPLGSRSGNSLSGAYSTRESSWRLESGYQESSVLNSSSRDWRIGERDTRETPWKLTASSPTRYSGTLDHPHSGTFLGSRSRLSTSSSSHFTSGRYGESERTQGAYSRLHSQQQDSDSKRPKLSCTSTSSVRSNGLTAFSDSSWRCSRIPRSSSVMLGSLGTDLVRERTQLERTDLSVNNLVDPSYRNSDFSPSTYLRDRPASSYAEGARPKENSLSTLRLNAPMNHQLPSDHQPSFFSRDSNMSSSRSSYSSRQRRNELESPQRSVQPAFSLTAIRDETPSSSGSDRVLSSQRSLNESAADSEGRRTTRQLLSRLASSMSSTFFSRRSSQDPLHTRSLGSEESTVVPRVQATTLSSSNGAATPEVTGLQSSEASQGFSFLGRRWGLSGVSQNRSSDSDGESYRPDTESRSTGSWLSSSLRNRCTPLFSRRRREGRDESARISTSDTTARSQHVFRRRESGEETSLEASDSPPRASVSGPPTPAVSVISTATASPPDSARSGRSSGILPGSLFRFAVPPTLGSSLSDNLMITVDIIPSGWNQSDGQESGKSKIPPSRDPERLQKIKESLLLEDSEDEEGDLCRICQMSSASSDNLLIEPCKCTGSLQYVHQECMKKWLKSKINSGSSLEAVTTCELCKEKLHLNLEGFDVHELYRAHANEQLLKMILKTDAGRTFILQETNRIAAEMLNWQEHQHAFVLFLSLVKSALNITVVFEALLNSKSTAARWSSVRT; encoded by the exons ATGGAGTCAAAACCCTCAAGAATTCCTCGCAGGATAAGTGTTCAAGCTTCCAGCTCTCCTCTAGGATCTAGGAGTGGAAACAGTTTATCTGGTGCATATAGCACAAGAGAATCTTCATGGAGATTAGAATCTGGATACCAg GAATCCAGTGTATTGAATAGTTCCAGTAGAGACTGGAGAATTGGAGAAAGAGACACCCGTGAAACTCCTTGGAAGCTTACAGCATCGTCTCCAACTCGCTACTCAGGGACACTTGATCATCCACATTCTGGAACATTTTTGGGAAGCAGAAGCAGATTG TCTACATCTTCTTCCTCTCATTTTACATCTGGGCGTTACGGTGAGTCTGAGAGAACTCAGGGAGCATATTCAAGACTGCATAGCCAGCAGCAAGATAGCGATTCAAAGAGACCTAAGCTATCTTGTACatctacctcttctgtgagaagtAATGGCTTGACTGCCTTTTCAG ATTCCTCATGGAGATGCAGTAGGATTCCTAGATCTTCATCAGTAATGCTTGGCTCCCTTGGAACTGATCTGGTGAGAGAGCGAACACAGTTAGAAAGAACAGATCTATCTGTTAATAACCTGGTGGATCCCAGCTACAGAAACAGTGACTTTTCACCTTCAACAT ATCTTCGAGACAGGCCTGCCTCTTCATATGCAGAGGGAGCAAGACCAAAAGAGAACTCGTTAAGCACTTTGAGGCTGAATGCACCCATGAACCACCAGTTGCCTTCTGATCATCAGCCATCTTTTTTCAGCAGAGACTCTAACATGAGCTCTTCAAGATCCAGCTATTCTTCAAGACAAAGGAGAAATGAATTGGAATCTCCCCAGAGGAGTGTACAGCCAGCATTTTCTCTTACTGCCATTAGAGATGAAACCCCTTCCTCCAGTGGTTCCGACAGGGTTTTATCTTCTCAGAGATCATTGAATGAGTCTGCAGCTGATAGTGAAGGGAGGCGCACGACCAGACAGCTGCTGTCTCGTTTAGCATCTAGTATGTCATCTACATTTTTCTCTCGAAGGTCTAGCCAAGACCCATTGCATACGAGATCATTAGGCTCTGAAGAGTCAACGGTGGTCCCAAGAGTTCAAGCTACTACTCTGTCAAGTAGTAATGGAGCTGCAACTCCGGAAGTTACAGGGCTTCAGTCATCCGAAGCTTCTCAGGGGTTTAGCTTTCTTGGACGAAGATGGGGTTTATCAGGAGTTTCACAGAATCGCAGCTCTGATTCTGATGGGGAAAGTTACAGACCAGACACTGAAAGTAGGAGCACAGGATCCTGGCTGTCATCCTCTTTGAGGAACAGATGTACACCTCTCTTttccagaagaagaagagaaggaagagatgaaTCCGCAAGGATCTCTACCTCTGATACAACTGCTAGATCACAGCATGTCTTTAGAAGGAGAGAGTCAGGTGAGGAGACTTCTCTCGAAGCATCAGATAGCCCTCCTCGGGCTTCTGTCAGTGGACCACCCACACCTGCAGTATCTGTTATTTCTACAGCTACTGCCTCCCCACCAGATTCAGCCCGCAGTGGAAGAAGTTCGGGAATTCTGCCTGGTTCTCTCTTTCGCTTTGCAGTGCCTCCAACATTAGGAAGCAGTCTGTCTGACAATCTTATGATAACTGTAGATATTATTCCCTCTGGCTGGAATCAGTCTGATGGACAAGAAAGTGGCAAGTCTAAAATACCACCTTCAAGAGATCCAGAAAGGCtccagaaaattaaagaaag CCTGCTTTTAGAAGATTCTGAAGATGAAGAGGGTGACTTATGTAGAATCTGTCAGATGTCCTCTGCAAGTTCTGACAACCTTTTAATAGAGCCATGCAAATGCACTGGAAGTCTGCAGTATGTTCACCAGGAGTGCATGAAAAAATGGCTGAAGTCGAAGATAAATTCAG GTTCTTCTTTGGAAGCAGTGACAACTTGTGAATTGTGCAAGGAGAAGTTGCATCTTAATCTGGAAGGCTTTGACGTTCATGAACTCTATAGGGCACATGCAAATGAACAA CTTCTGAAGATGATTCTGAAGACTGATGCTGGTAGAACTTTCATACTGcaagaaacaaacagaattgctgcagaaatgctgaACTGGCAAGAACATCAACATGCatttgttttattcctctccTTAGTAAAAAGCGCATTGAATATTACTGTAGTTTTTGAAGCATTGTTGAATTCAAAATCAACTGCTGCACGGTGGAGCTCAGTGAGAACTTGA
- the MARCHF7 gene encoding E3 ubiquitin-protein ligase MARCHF7 isoform X5 has translation MESKPSRIPRRISVQASSSPLGSRSGNSLSGAYSTRESSWRLESGYQESSVLNSSSRDWRIGERDTRETPWKLTASSPTRYSGTLDHPHSGTFLGSRSRLSTSSSSHFTSGRYGESERTQGAYSRLHSQQQDSDSKRPKLSCTSTSSVRSNGLTAFSDSSWRCSRIPRSSSVMLGSLGTDLVRERTQLERTDLSVNNLVDPSYRNSDFSPSTYLRDRPASSYAEGARPKENSLSTLRLNAPMNHQLPSDHQPSFFSRDSNMSSSRSSYSSRQRRNELESPQRSVQPAFSLTAIRDETPSSSGSDRVLSSQRSLNESAADSEGRRTTRQLLSRLASSMSSTFFSRRSSQDPLHTRSLGSEESTVVPRVQATTLSSSNGAATPEVTGLQSSEASQGFSFLGRRWGLSGVSQNRSSDSDGESYRPDTESRSTGSWLSSSLRNRCTPLFSRRRREGRDESARISTSDTTARSQHVFRRRESVPPTLGSSLSDNLMITVDIIPSGWNQSDGQESGKSKIPPSRDPERLQKIKESLLLEDSEDEEGDLCRICQMSSASSDNLLIEPCKCTGSLQYVHQECMKKWLKSKINSGSSLEAVTTCELCKEKLHLNLEGFDVHELYRAHANEQADYEFISSGLYLVVLLHLCEQRFSDMLGTANEASTRVRIFVKASDYTVLFQQLLKMILKTDAGRTFILQETNRIAAEMLNWQEHQHAFVLFLSLVKSALNITVVFEALLNSKSTAARWSSVRT, from the exons ATGGAGTCAAAACCCTCAAGAATTCCTCGCAGGATAAGTGTTCAAGCTTCCAGCTCTCCTCTAGGATCTAGGAGTGGAAACAGTTTATCTGGTGCATATAGCACAAGAGAATCTTCATGGAGATTAGAATCTGGATACCAg GAATCCAGTGTATTGAATAGTTCCAGTAGAGACTGGAGAATTGGAGAAAGAGACACCCGTGAAACTCCTTGGAAGCTTACAGCATCGTCTCCAACTCGCTACTCAGGGACACTTGATCATCCACATTCTGGAACATTTTTGGGAAGCAGAAGCAGATTG TCTACATCTTCTTCCTCTCATTTTACATCTGGGCGTTACGGTGAGTCTGAGAGAACTCAGGGAGCATATTCAAGACTGCATAGCCAGCAGCAAGATAGCGATTCAAAGAGACCTAAGCTATCTTGTACatctacctcttctgtgagaagtAATGGCTTGACTGCCTTTTCAG ATTCCTCATGGAGATGCAGTAGGATTCCTAGATCTTCATCAGTAATGCTTGGCTCCCTTGGAACTGATCTGGTGAGAGAGCGAACACAGTTAGAAAGAACAGATCTATCTGTTAATAACCTGGTGGATCCCAGCTACAGAAACAGTGACTTTTCACCTTCAACAT ATCTTCGAGACAGGCCTGCCTCTTCATATGCAGAGGGAGCAAGACCAAAAGAGAACTCGTTAAGCACTTTGAGGCTGAATGCACCCATGAACCACCAGTTGCCTTCTGATCATCAGCCATCTTTTTTCAGCAGAGACTCTAACATGAGCTCTTCAAGATCCAGCTATTCTTCAAGACAAAGGAGAAATGAATTGGAATCTCCCCAGAGGAGTGTACAGCCAGCATTTTCTCTTACTGCCATTAGAGATGAAACCCCTTCCTCCAGTGGTTCCGACAGGGTTTTATCTTCTCAGAGATCATTGAATGAGTCTGCAGCTGATAGTGAAGGGAGGCGCACGACCAGACAGCTGCTGTCTCGTTTAGCATCTAGTATGTCATCTACATTTTTCTCTCGAAGGTCTAGCCAAGACCCATTGCATACGAGATCATTAGGCTCTGAAGAGTCAACGGTGGTCCCAAGAGTTCAAGCTACTACTCTGTCAAGTAGTAATGGAGCTGCAACTCCGGAAGTTACAGGGCTTCAGTCATCCGAAGCTTCTCAGGGGTTTAGCTTTCTTGGACGAAGATGGGGTTTATCAGGAGTTTCACAGAATCGCAGCTCTGATTCTGATGGGGAAAGTTACAGACCAGACACTGAAAGTAGGAGCACAGGATCCTGGCTGTCATCCTCTTTGAGGAACAGATGTACACCTCTCTTttccagaagaagaagagaaggaagagatgaaTCCGCAAGGATCTCTACCTCTGATACAACTGCTAGATCACAGCATGTCTTTAGAAGGAGAGAGTCAG TGCCTCCAACATTAGGAAGCAGTCTGTCTGACAATCTTATGATAACTGTAGATATTATTCCCTCTGGCTGGAATCAGTCTGATGGACAAGAAAGTGGCAAGTCTAAAATACCACCTTCAAGAGATCCAGAAAGGCtccagaaaattaaagaaag CCTGCTTTTAGAAGATTCTGAAGATGAAGAGGGTGACTTATGTAGAATCTGTCAGATGTCCTCTGCAAGTTCTGACAACCTTTTAATAGAGCCATGCAAATGCACTGGAAGTCTGCAGTATGTTCACCAGGAGTGCATGAAAAAATGGCTGAAGTCGAAGATAAATTCAG GTTCTTCTTTGGAAGCAGTGACAACTTGTGAATTGTGCAAGGAGAAGTTGCATCTTAATCTGGAAGGCTTTGACGTTCATGAACTCTATAGGGCACATGCAAATGAACAA GCAGACTATGAATTTATCAGCTCTGGTCTCTACCTTGTAGTGTTGTTACACTTATGCGAGCAGCGCTTTTCTGATATGTTAGGAACTGCAAATGAGGCCAGCACACGTGTCAGA atttttgtcAAGGCTTCTGATTACACTGTGTTGTTCCAACAGCTTCTGAAGATGATTCTGAAGACTGATGCTGGTAGAACTTTCATACTGcaagaaacaaacagaattgctgcagaaatgctgaACTGGCAAGAACATCAACATGCatttgttttattcctctccTTAGTAAAAAGCGCATTGAATATTACTGTAGTTTTTGAAGCATTGTTGAATTCAAAATCAACTGCTGCACGGTGGAGCTCAGTGAGAACTTGA
- the MARCHF7 gene encoding E3 ubiquitin-protein ligase MARCHF7 isoform X2, with product MESKPSRIPRRISVQASSSPLGSRSGNSLSGAYSTRESSWRLESGYQESSVLNSSSRDWRIGERDTRETPWKLTASSPTRYSGTLDHPHSGTFLGSRSRLSTSSSSHFTSGRYGESERTQGAYSRLHSQQQDSDSKRPKLSCTSTSSVRSNGLTAFSDSSWRCSRIPRSSSVMLGSLGTDLVRERTQLERTDLSVNNLVDPSYRNSDFSPSTYLRDRPASSYAEGARPKENSLSTLRLNAPMNHQLPSDHQPSFFSRDSNMSSSRSSYSSRQRRNELESPQRSVQPAFSLTAIRDETPSSSGSDRVLSSQRSLNESAADSEGRRTTRQLLSRLASSMSSTFFSRRSSQDPLHTRSLGSEESTVVPRVQATTLSSSNGAATPEVTGLQSSEASQGFSFLGRRWGLSGVSQNRSSDSDGESYRPDTESRSTGSWLSSSLRNRCTPLFSRRRREGRDESARISTSDTTARSQHVFRRRESGEETSLEASDSPPRASVSGPPTPAVSVISTATASPPDSARSGRSSGILPGSLFRFAVPPTLGSSLSDNLMITVDIIPSGWNQSDGQESGKSKIPPSRDPERLQKIKESLLLEDSEDEEGDLCRICQMSSASSDNLLIEPCKCTGSLQYVHQECMKKWLKSKINSGSSLEAVTTCELCKEKLHLNLEGFDVHELYRAHANEQADYEFISSGLYLVVLLHLCEQRFSDMLGTANEASTRVRLLKMILKTDAGRTFILQETNRIAAEMLNWQEHQHAFVLFLSLVKSALNITVVFEALLNSKSTAARWSSVRT from the exons ATGGAGTCAAAACCCTCAAGAATTCCTCGCAGGATAAGTGTTCAAGCTTCCAGCTCTCCTCTAGGATCTAGGAGTGGAAACAGTTTATCTGGTGCATATAGCACAAGAGAATCTTCATGGAGATTAGAATCTGGATACCAg GAATCCAGTGTATTGAATAGTTCCAGTAGAGACTGGAGAATTGGAGAAAGAGACACCCGTGAAACTCCTTGGAAGCTTACAGCATCGTCTCCAACTCGCTACTCAGGGACACTTGATCATCCACATTCTGGAACATTTTTGGGAAGCAGAAGCAGATTG TCTACATCTTCTTCCTCTCATTTTACATCTGGGCGTTACGGTGAGTCTGAGAGAACTCAGGGAGCATATTCAAGACTGCATAGCCAGCAGCAAGATAGCGATTCAAAGAGACCTAAGCTATCTTGTACatctacctcttctgtgagaagtAATGGCTTGACTGCCTTTTCAG ATTCCTCATGGAGATGCAGTAGGATTCCTAGATCTTCATCAGTAATGCTTGGCTCCCTTGGAACTGATCTGGTGAGAGAGCGAACACAGTTAGAAAGAACAGATCTATCTGTTAATAACCTGGTGGATCCCAGCTACAGAAACAGTGACTTTTCACCTTCAACAT ATCTTCGAGACAGGCCTGCCTCTTCATATGCAGAGGGAGCAAGACCAAAAGAGAACTCGTTAAGCACTTTGAGGCTGAATGCACCCATGAACCACCAGTTGCCTTCTGATCATCAGCCATCTTTTTTCAGCAGAGACTCTAACATGAGCTCTTCAAGATCCAGCTATTCTTCAAGACAAAGGAGAAATGAATTGGAATCTCCCCAGAGGAGTGTACAGCCAGCATTTTCTCTTACTGCCATTAGAGATGAAACCCCTTCCTCCAGTGGTTCCGACAGGGTTTTATCTTCTCAGAGATCATTGAATGAGTCTGCAGCTGATAGTGAAGGGAGGCGCACGACCAGACAGCTGCTGTCTCGTTTAGCATCTAGTATGTCATCTACATTTTTCTCTCGAAGGTCTAGCCAAGACCCATTGCATACGAGATCATTAGGCTCTGAAGAGTCAACGGTGGTCCCAAGAGTTCAAGCTACTACTCTGTCAAGTAGTAATGGAGCTGCAACTCCGGAAGTTACAGGGCTTCAGTCATCCGAAGCTTCTCAGGGGTTTAGCTTTCTTGGACGAAGATGGGGTTTATCAGGAGTTTCACAGAATCGCAGCTCTGATTCTGATGGGGAAAGTTACAGACCAGACACTGAAAGTAGGAGCACAGGATCCTGGCTGTCATCCTCTTTGAGGAACAGATGTACACCTCTCTTttccagaagaagaagagaaggaagagatgaaTCCGCAAGGATCTCTACCTCTGATACAACTGCTAGATCACAGCATGTCTTTAGAAGGAGAGAGTCAGGTGAGGAGACTTCTCTCGAAGCATCAGATAGCCCTCCTCGGGCTTCTGTCAGTGGACCACCCACACCTGCAGTATCTGTTATTTCTACAGCTACTGCCTCCCCACCAGATTCAGCCCGCAGTGGAAGAAGTTCGGGAATTCTGCCTGGTTCTCTCTTTCGCTTTGCAGTGCCTCCAACATTAGGAAGCAGTCTGTCTGACAATCTTATGATAACTGTAGATATTATTCCCTCTGGCTGGAATCAGTCTGATGGACAAGAAAGTGGCAAGTCTAAAATACCACCTTCAAGAGATCCAGAAAGGCtccagaaaattaaagaaag CCTGCTTTTAGAAGATTCTGAAGATGAAGAGGGTGACTTATGTAGAATCTGTCAGATGTCCTCTGCAAGTTCTGACAACCTTTTAATAGAGCCATGCAAATGCACTGGAAGTCTGCAGTATGTTCACCAGGAGTGCATGAAAAAATGGCTGAAGTCGAAGATAAATTCAG GTTCTTCTTTGGAAGCAGTGACAACTTGTGAATTGTGCAAGGAGAAGTTGCATCTTAATCTGGAAGGCTTTGACGTTCATGAACTCTATAGGGCACATGCAAATGAACAA GCAGACTATGAATTTATCAGCTCTGGTCTCTACCTTGTAGTGTTGTTACACTTATGCGAGCAGCGCTTTTCTGATATGTTAGGAACTGCAAATGAGGCCAGCACACGTGTCAGA CTTCTGAAGATGATTCTGAAGACTGATGCTGGTAGAACTTTCATACTGcaagaaacaaacagaattgctgcagaaatgctgaACTGGCAAGAACATCAACATGCatttgttttattcctctccTTAGTAAAAAGCGCATTGAATATTACTGTAGTTTTTGAAGCATTGTTGAATTCAAAATCAACTGCTGCACGGTGGAGCTCAGTGAGAACTTGA